Within Prosthecobacter sp., the genomic segment GGTGCTCAATGGCTTGCCTCACCAGTCCCGCCATGAAGCCACCTTTTTCTGCCGTCGATCCTGCTGTGGCGAATGACTGTGTGTTCGAGGCGACAGGATTGACCAAAGAGTTCGATGAGGGTCACGTACAGGCCCTGCGCGGTGTGGATTTTTGCATCGCCAAAGGCGAATTCGTAGCCGTCATCGGTGCGAGCGGCAGCGGCAAGACGACGCTGCTGCAGATGCTCGGCGCTCTCGATCGGCCCAGCGCGGGAACTTTGCACTACCATGGAAACTCGATTTCCGATCTGCCCGATCCATCGACATACCGTGCCCGCGAGATCGGCTTTATTTTTCAAGCCTTTCATCTGCTGCCGACATTTACTGCCGTGGAAAATGTGCAGATGCCGATGTTTGAAACCAATTTGACCGCTGCCGAGCGTCAAGACCGGGCCATTAGCTTGCTCAAATCCGTCGGTCTGGAGCACCGCCTCGATCATTTCCCCGCCAAGCTCTCCGGAGGAGAGCGTCAGCGCGTCGCCATCGCCCGCAGCCTCGCCAATCGTCCTTCTGTT encodes:
- a CDS encoding ABC transporter ATP-binding protein produces the protein MFEATGLTKEFDEGHVQALRGVDFCIAKGEFVAVIGASGSGKTTLLQMLGALDRPSAGTLHYHGNSISDLPDPSTYRAREIGFIFQAFHLLPTFTAVENVQMPMFETNLTAAERQDRAISLLKSVGLEHRLDHFPAKLSGGERQRVAIARSLANRPSVLLADEPTGNLDSENAEIILELITRIHREQNMTLVLVTHDLTIARQASRMIQMKNGRIVHDQGTPLTAV